From the genome of Faecalibacterium prausnitzii:
ATACCGGTCATGTAGCCATAAAGGGCCGGATCATCCGGCAGATAGGCCAGCTGACGCTTGGCCGCAAGCGGGTCGTCCCGCATGGAACAGCCGTTCACCCGCACCTCGCCGCGGTCCGGCTGCAAGATGCCGCAGCAGCATTTCAGGGTGGTGGTCTTGCCCGCCCCGTTCGGCCCGATGAAGCCGAAGATCTCTCCCGGCCGGATGGTCAGCGTGAGGTCATCCACCGCCGTTTTCTCGCCGTACTGTTTGGTCAGATGCCGGATCTCCAGCATTCGGATCTCTCCTTTCGGTCTTGATGCGCTCCTGTTTGATAGCCAAATCGTATCATCCGCGGAAGTGCCTGTCAAGCATTTCGGCGCACGTCGGGATGCAAAAGCGGCACCAGCCCGCAAAGCCGTTTTGCTTTACAGACCGGTGCCGCTTTCTGTTCATTTCAGGACTGCGACATTTTTGATGCCGTATCGTGCAAAAAGTTTCAGTGCTGCCGGGCCGATGCGTTCCCCGCTCACCACGATGGGGATCGCCGGCGGGCAGGAGACGGTGGGCATCGCGCAGATGCGGCCCAGCGCCGTTTCAGCGGGGATCAGCTCCTGCGGGGCGAACACCGCCTGCCGCACGGTGCAGACCGGCGCAGCCTCCGCCGCCAGTTCCGTGAAGACATCCGCCTCCGGTTCCGGCAGAACCGGGGCCGACGGCAGAGCCGCGCAGAGCCGTGCCACTGCCGCTGCCAGCCGCTCATAATCCTGCGCCGGGTTTTCGGGGGTGAACATCAGCACCACATACCGGGGGTCGGCATATTCGCACTCGATGCGGTCCTGCCGCAGAGCCTCGGCCAGCGCGGTGCCGGTCATGCCCAGTGCCGCCGCATCCAGCGTGAGTTTGAGCGGCTCACGGGCGGGGGCGTCCACCGCCAGCGGGAGCGGACAGCCTGCCGCAGCGGCCTGCTCGTTCAGCACCCGGCGCATTCTGGTCAGCTGCCCGCAGCAGGAGTAGAGCCGCAGCGGATACCCCTCCGAAAGATACCGGTTGCACCGGTCGAGGGATTGCAGGATCAGATAAGACGGGCTTGTGGAGCCGAACAGCGCCAGCGCATTGCGGACTGCCGTTTCCTCCTGCACGGGCGCTTTCGGCCCCAGATGCAGGTAGGCGCCGCCGGTGAGGACCGGCAGGGTCTTGTGCCCGGAATCGCAGCACATCGCCGCCCCCAATGCAATGGGGTGGCGGCTGCCGCCCACCAGAAAATTCAGGTAGGCACCGTGGGCATTGTCTACCAGCAGCGGCACACCGTGCGCATCGCAGACCTTTGCAAGGGCCGCGATGTCCTGCATCCCGCCGAGGTAGTCCGGGCTGGTGAGGTAGACGCCGAAGGGGGTTCTCCCCTGCCCGGCCAGCCGGTCCAGCGCGGCGGCAAGCTGAGCTTCGGTCACGGGGCAGCTGCACAGCGCCCCGGCCGCGTCCGGCGCAGGCCAGAGCCACTGGATGTCAAGATCCAGCAGCGCGGCGGCATAGAGCAGCGCTTTGTGGGCGTTGCGGGCCGCCAGAAGCACCGGGCGCTGGCCGGCGGGGGCCGCCTGCATCGCCAGGCAGAGCATGGCCCGGATGCACTGGGACGAGCCCTCGGTGCTGTAATAGGTATGGGCCGTGCCGAAGAGCCGAGTCGCGTTGGCCTCGCTCTGGGCGATGATGCCATCGGCCTCGTACAACTCATCCGCGCCCCGGATCTCGGTGATGTCCAGCCCTTCAAACCCCAGCAGGGCCTGCCCTTTATGGCCGGGCATGTGAAGGCGGGACGTCCCGGACTTTGCGTAGTTCTGCACAAAGTCCACGATGGGCGTGGTCATGCTCATTCGCAGGCTTCGCCGTCCGCGCAGGCATTGCAGGTGCTGCCCAGTTCGATGGGCACCTCGATGCCCTGTGCGGCCAGCTCCTGATTCTTGGCCACCTGGATCATGATGGCGCACTCCATCCGCTTGCGGAACAGCTCACAGCCGTACTCGTACACGCCGGTGATGCTGCCGGTGGCGTGGTATGCGTTGGCCGCACAGCCGCCGGAGCAGTAGAGCTTGGCCCAGCAATCCTTGCACTCCGGGCGGGCATAGGCGTTGCAGTGCTTGAACTCATCCCGCACGGCGGTGTTGGTGACGCCCTTCCAGATGTCGCCCATCCGGTACTTGGGGTCGCCGACGAACTGGTGGCAGGGGTACAAATCGCCCCAAGGGGTCACGGCCATGTACTCGGTGCCGGAGCCGCAGCCCGAAATGCGCTTGTAGATGCAGGGGCCGCCGGTCAGGTCGATCATGTAATGGTAGAAGGTAAAGCCGCGGCCCTCGCGGTCGCGCTTGAGCATCTCCTTGGCCAGGATCTCATACTGCTCCTTCAGGATGGGCAGGTCGGCCTCGGTCAGGGCGCTGGGGTCGTCCGGCTTGCAGACCACTGGCTCCATGCTCAGCTCGGTGAAGCCGAGGTCTGCCATGTGGAAGATGTCGTTGGTAAAGTCGGTGTTGAAGTGGGTGTAGGTGCCGCGCATATAGTAGCCCTTGTCGCCGCGCTTCCGGACGAACTCCTGGAACTTGGGCACGATAGCGTCATAGCTGCCGTGGCCCGCGTAGTCCTTGCGGAAGCGGTCGTGGACCTCCTTGCGGCCATCGAGGCTCAGGACGACGTTGTGGCACTCCTTGTTGCAGAAGTCGATCACATCCTCGTCGATCAGCATCCCGTTGGTGGTCATGGTGAAGCGGAAGTTCTTGTTGTGGATCTTCTCCTGTTCGCGGCAGTAGGCCACCAGCTTCTTCACCATCTCAAAGTTCATCAGCGGCTCACCGCCGAAGAAATCGACTTCGAGGTTGCGGCGGGTGCCGGAGTTCTCGATGAGGAAATCCATGGCGCGCTTGCCCACCTCAAAGCTCATCAGCGCACGGTCGCCCTGATAGCGGCCCTGCGAGGCGAAGCAGTAGGAGCAGTTCAGGTTGCAGGTGTGAGCCACATGCAGGCAGAGCGCCTTGACCACGGTGTTGCGGTTCTTGAAGTCGAAGGCCATGTCGGCGTAGGTATCGGGGCTCCACAGCTTGCCCGCCTGTTCCAGCGCGGCCACATCCTCCAGGCACTGGCGCAGGTCGGCCTCGGTCACGTCGGGGCGGTCGCCGTACTTTTCGAGCATGGCCGCTACGATCGCATCGGCGGAACGCTCCTTGTACAGGGCGATAACGTCATACGCCACATCGTCCACCACATGCACCGAGCCGCTGCAGGTGTCCAGCACGATGTTATAGCCGTTCAATTGATACTGATGTACCATTTTAGTCTCCATTCCATTGTTACATAAAAAAATGCCGCCCGGCAAAGGCGGCATCCGATTTGCAGAAATTACTTGTTGCTGTTCTCGCACTTCTGGTTTGCCACGCCGCAGGAAGTCTTGCAAGCGGACTGGCAGGAAGTCTGGCACTCGCCGCAGCCACCGGTCACAACGCTCTTGGTCAGGTCACGAGTAGCGATCGTCTTGATACGTTCCATAATATATAACCTCTCTAGCTCAAAAGATTTGATGCGCAGAACCACCCGCGCACGATATTATCTTTGTGTATAATACCACGGGCCGGGCTGGATGTCAAGATTTTTGTCACAGTTTGGCGGGAAGCGAAATGTTCACAGCAAAATACAGATGAGGCCGCTGCATCCATCGTTGATGACTTTTTCCAGCGTATCCTGCAGGCGACCGCGGGCTTCCTGCGGCATGTGCAGCAGCTTGTTCTGCAAGCCCTCGTTGACCAGTTCATGCAGGCTCTTGCCGAAGATGTTGGATTCCCACAGCCGTTCCGGGTCGGACTCAAAGTCGCCCAGAAGGCTCTGCACCAGATCCTCGCTCTGCTTTTCGGTGCCCACGATGGGGTTGATCTCGGTGTGGATCACGGCCTTGAGCATGTGGATGGAGGGGGCACTGGCTTCCAGACGGACACCGTACCGCCCGCCCTGCCGGATGATCTCCGGTTCTTCGAGCGAAAGCTCGTCGATGGTGGGCATCACAATGCCGTATCCGGTGGCCTCCACCTGTTCCAGCGCACTGCGGATCTTTTCATATTCGCGCCTGGCTCTGGAAAGCTCAATGATGCAGGGCATCAGGCCCGCTTCATCGCCGATGGCAAGGCCGGTCTGCTCGCTGAGCACCCGGTAGAACACATCCGGCTTGAGCAGAACCGTCACCCGCACGATGCCCTCCGAGAGATCCATGCCGCTGAGGGTGGAGCGCTCCACCGAATCGCTGGCAAGGGCTCCGGCGCTGTTCTGGGCCGGGACATCTTTCATGCGGGAGATTTTCTCCGAAAAATCCAGCGCGGCTGTGTAGATCTCCGTTTGGAGCCAGTGGCCCCGGTCCAGCATGGTGACCCAGCGCGGGATGGCAAAATCCAGCTCCCGCACCGGGAACTCGTAGAGCACCCGCCGCAGGATCTCGTGCAGGGCGGCGCGGTCCAGGTCGATGCAGCTCACAGGCAGCACACTGCGCCCATACGCCTGCTCCATCTGCGCCGCAAGGGCCTGCGTTTCCGGGGCGTCCGGGTGGGTGCTGTTGAGCAGGATGACAAAGGGCTTGCCCAGCGCTTCCAGCTCCTCCACGACCCGCTGTTCCGCGGGAAGATAGTTTTCCCGCGGGATCTCGCTGATGGTGCCGTCGGTGGTGACGACGATGCCGATGGTGGAGTGATCCCGGATGACCTTGCGGGTGCCGGTCTCGGCGGCAAGGTCAAAGGGGATCTCTTCCTCAAACCAGGGGCTTTTGACCATGCGGGGCTTTTCGTTCTCCTCGTGGCCCATGGCCCCCTCCACCATATAGCCCACGCAGTCGATGAGGCGGATGCGGCACTCGCCGCCGCCTTCCAGCTGGAGCGGGACGGCGTGTTCCGGGATGAACTTCGGCTCGGTCGTCATGATGGTGCGCCCCGCCGCCGACTGGGGCAGTTCGTCCCGTGCACGGAGGCGGGCGTCGTCCTCCTCGATGGCAGGCAGCACCAGCTGCTCCATGAATTGCTTGATGAGGGTGCTCTTGCCGGTGCGCACCGGGCCCACCACTCCGATCAGGATCTCGCCGCCGGTGCGTGCACCGATCTCGCGGCAGACCGTGGCTTCCAAACGTTCCTGCTTTTCCAAAATGGTCTCCTCCTGTCCGCATCTGGCGTTCTCAGAGACACTATATTCTCAAAACGCAAAAATAGAACCCTCTCCCAGCGCACAAGGCTGACGGAGAGGGTTTCCTTTTTTATTAGAGCAGCTTGATGGCCACGGCCTCGCTCGTGCGGTCCTGGGCATCATTGGCCTGCTTGGGGTCATCCAGCATGTAGCGGAGCAACAGCACCTCGGCCACGTAGAGCACCGACACCTTGATGGGGATGCTGCCGGAATCCAGCGGGCTTTCCTGTGCGCCGCAGAGCAGCACCACGTCCGCCAGCGCAGCGCCCGGCGAGTCCTCGTAGTGGGTCAGAAGGACGATCTTTGCGCCGGATGCCTTTGCGGTGCGCAGGGTCTCCATCATGTCGCGGGTCGCGCCCGAATAGGAGACGAAGAGCACGACGTCCTCCGGCGTCATCAAGCTGGCGGAGAGAAGCTGCAAGTGGCTGTCTCCTGCCGTGCGGAACTTGTTGGACAGGCTGGAAAAGCGGGCACAGATATCATTGGCCAGCAGCATGCTGCCGCCCTGCCCCAGGCAGAACACCTGCCTTGCTGCCCGCAGCAGATCCACGGCCTTGTCCACCGCATCCGGTGAAAGGGTGCTCTGGGTGCCATTGATGGCCGTGATGAACAACGCGCTCGCATGCTCACAGAGCTTGTCGGTGGTCGTGCCCGGTTCCGGCTCCTGCTGATTGATGAGCGAAGCGGTCGCATTGGCCTGGGCCAGCGCGATGCGCATCTCATGATATCCTTCGAACCCCAGCGCCCGGCAGAACCGGAAAACGGTCGCCTCGGCCACCTTGCACTCCCGCGCCAGCGACGAGATCGAAAGATACTGCGCCTCGTCGGCATGGTGGATGAGGTAATCCGCCACCATCCGCCCGGATTTGGTCAGCTCGTCCTGCCGCTGGTGCAGCAGCTCCCAGAAATTAGTAGACATGTCAGCTTTCTCTCCTACTTTTTCCCCGGCATCCGCGTCTGCTCCGCCGCACATACCGCTGTGACGCCTTTGCCGGGACTCTTTCTTAATGAAAGTATAAAAGAATCTTTCCTCCTTGGCAAGAGCGGCTTTCACCACAAATCACCGCCGTTTTCTGTGCAGAGCGTCCAATTTCAGCCGGAAAGTACGACTTATTTCCGAAATTTTTTTTCAAAATCAGACAAAAACGTCTCTTTTGTCTTCGAAAACTTTTTTCAGGCCATGTAAAAACCGCGTTTTCGCAATGGTTACAAAATGGCTACAATCACCAAAAAATCCGCCATTTTTGAAAAAGAGCCATTCTCTTCGCTTGATTTGGTAGTTGTTCACAAGAAAGTTTTTTCAAAATTGTGCATTGCATAGATAGACAAAATGAAAATATTTTTCTATAATAAAGGCAACAACAGCGGCTCGACACGATAAGCCGCAAACATATGATATGCAAGGAGAATTTCGTTATGAAAAACTGTATCTCTCGTCGCTCCTTCCTGAAGGCTGCCGGCATCCTGAGCGCAGCAGGCGCACTGGCCGCATGCGGCGGTTCCTCTTCTTCCAGCACCGCAGCGTCTTCGACCGCCTCTTCCGCAGCTGCTTCCAGCACCGCTGCTGCCGGTGCAAGCATCAAGCTGTGGACATACCCCATTGGCGGCTGGGGCAAGGATGAGACTGTGCAGGAGCTGATCTCCAGCTTCAACGCAAAGTATCCGGATATCAAGGTCACTGTCGAGTATCTGGACTACACCAACGGCGACGACCAGGTCAACACCGCCATCGAGGGCGGCAGCGCACCCGACCTGATCATGGAAGGCCCGGAGCGTCTGGTCGCAAACTGGGGCAAGAAGGGCGTCATGGCTCCCCTGAACGATCTGTGGACCGACGATGCCAAGAAGGACATCTACGCATCGGTCGAATCCGCCTGCAAAAACGAGGCCGGTGACTACTACGAGTATCCCCTGTGCATGACCGCACACTGCATGGCCGTCAACATGACCAAGGTCAAGGAAGTGGGCGCAGACCAGTACATTGATACCGACAAGCACACCTGGAGCACCGACGGCTTCCTGAAGACCGTTGACGCACTGTACAATGGCGGTTACGAGAACGTCGCAGCCATTTATTGCAGCGGCCAGGGCGGCGACCAGGGCACCCGCGCCATCATCAACAACATGTACGGCGGCACCTTCACCGATGCAGCCCACACCAAGTACACTGCTGACTCCCCCGAAAACATCAAGGCCATCCAGGCTCTGTACGATGCAAAGGGCGTCAATTTTGATGCTTCCATCAACGGCGGCGAGGAGATCACCCTGTTCCGCAACGGCACGTTGCAGATGGCATTCTGCTGGAACATCGCACAGCAGTTGAACTCCGACAACAACGACGCCGGTCTGACCAACAGCGGCGACGAGATCTTCCCCATGGCCTTCCCCACCGAGAGCGGTGACCCGAAGCTGTGCGGCGGTATCTGGGGCTTCGGCATCTTTGACAACGGCGACGAGGCCAAGATCGAAGCAGCCAAGACCTTCATCGACTTCATCGCAGCAGACCCCGACCAGGTCGGTGCAAGCGTTCTGGCTTCCACCTACTTCCCCGTCCGTGAGAGCGTTGGCGACATCTACGCCGGCAACGACATCATGAGCGAGTACACCAAGTTCATGTCCTACCTGGGCGACTACTACCAGATCACTCCGGGCTGGGCAACGGCTCGTACCGAGTGGTGGAACATGCTGCAGCGCGTCGGCACCGGCGAGCCTGTCGAGCAGGCCGTTGCGACCTTCGTTCAGAATGCAAACGCTGCCGCTACTGCTGAGGCATAAGCTGCACACCCCATCCTGACCGTCATCTCTTGATAAAACCCTTGCCCCTTCCTCGAAAATCCCGGCGAGGGAGGGGCAATTCTTTTGCAAAAAATCCGTCGGGAGCCGATCAAAACGAAAGGTTTGGTGATTTTCTTGGCTGCAAAGACTGCATCGATCAAAGAGCCGAAGCGCAGCCGCGCACTGGTCCGGCAGGAGACCATCGCATCCTACCTCTTCCTTCTGCCCAGCCTGATCTTCTTCTTGGGATTCGTCATCTACCCCATGGTCCTGTGCGTGGTCACGAGCTTCTTCGATTCCACCATGAACCGCGCCGACATCTTCGTCGGCCTGGCGAACTACAAAGAGCTGTTCGCAGACCCCATCTTCATCGGCGCACTGAAAAATACCATCATCATCGTCGTGGTCTCCGTGCCGGTTACCTGTGCATTCTCGCTGTGGGTCAGCTCGGCCATCGTCGATCTGCCGGAGTGGACCACCAGCCTCTTCCGCTGCGTGTTCTATCTCCCCGTCGTCACCGGTTCGGTCGCCGTTACCGTCGTGTGGAAGTGGATGTACAACAACTACTACGGCATCTTCAACTATCTGGGCAAAACGCTCGGCCTCATCGACAAGAACATCAACTGGCTGGGCGATGAGCGGTTCGCTCTGGGCTGCATCATCCTCATCCTGCTGACTACCTCCGTGGGCCAGCCCATCGTTCTGTACGTCTCCGCACTGGGCAATGTGGACCAGTCCATCGTCGAGGCAGCTGAAGTGGACGGTGCCAACGATTTCCAGGCGTTCTGGAAGATCAAGTGGCCCGCCATCATGCCCACCACCCTGTACATCCTGGTCATCACCACCATCAACTCCTTCCAGTGCTTCGCACTGATCCAGCTGCTGACGTCCGGCGGCCCCAACCACAGCACCGACACCATCATGTACTACATCTACTACACCGCATTCAAGCTGTACCGCTACGGCTACGGCAATGCAATGGGCGTTGTGCTGGCGGTCATCATCGCCATCCTGTCGGCGGTCCAGTTCAAACTGGGCAATCAGGACAATTAAGGGAGGTGCCAAACAATGAGTGCAACTGAAAAGAAACAAAAGCCGTTGAAGCGGCACCCCAGCAAGCTCAAGAAAGCCAGCGCCTACACCATCCTGACGCTGATCCTCATCAGCATCGTTGCGGTGACGTTCGCTTTCCCGCTGTATTGGATCATCACCGGTTCGTTCAAGACCGGCGCTGCCATCAACTCCACCACCCCGGAGTGGTGGCCCCATGAGTGGGTGCTGACCAACTACCAGAAGCTGTTCGCGGGCAAGAGCGCTCCGCTGTGGCAGTTGGCCATCCCCTTCAGCGCACGGTTCAGCAGCGACGGCGAGCCCATCTATTTCTCCGTCGGCCCCACGGCTCCGGCTGCGCTGCGCTGGATGATCAACACCGTGTTCATGGCCGTTACCTCCATGATCCTGACCTGCATCACCGCCGCCATGGCGGGCTATGCGCTGGCCAAGAAGCGCTTCGTCGGCCGCAAGGTGCTGTTCACCCTCATCGTCTGCGCCATGGCACTGCCCAAGCAGGTCATCCTGATCCCCCTGCTGCGTGAGATGAGCTCCCTGAACCTGTATAACACCATCTGGGCCGTCATCTTCCCCATCGTCGGCTGGCCATTCGGTGTCTTTTTGATGAAACAGTTCAGTGAGGGCATCCCCACCGAAATGCTGGAAGCGGCCCGCATCGACGGTGCGAGCGAAGCAAAGACCTTTATCAGCATCGTTCTGCCGATGGTCAAACCGGGCGTTGGTGCGCTGGCCATCTTCACCTTCATCAACAGCTGGAACGACTACTTCATGCAGTTGATCATGCTGTCCAGCACCAGCAACCTGACCATTTCGCTGGGCATTGCAAAATTGCAGGCAGAGAACAGCACCGACTTCGGCCTGATCATGGCCGGTGCCGCACTGGCTGCTGTGCCCATCATCATCATCTTCCTCATCTTCCAGAAGTACTTCACCAAGGGCATCGCAATGGGTGCGGTTAAGGGCTAAAATCCCGACCGCCGCCTGCGGCGGAAACAGGGAGGGATTTTTGGCGCAGCGGTCTGCAAGACGCGAGGCCCGCTCAAGGGCCGAAGCGGATGCAGGGCACCGCAAGAGGGCACTGCTTCCGCTTCCCGAACAGAGAGCGCACGAGCTTGCTGTTTTGGTTTTCCTCCCCCAACAAACAACGTCTGAACCATGATTCGATAGAGAAGGAGACAAGTATCATGAAAGACATTTCCAAGTATCAGGGTGTCATCCCTGCGTTCTATGCCTGCTATGACAAGGACGGCCACATTTCCGTGGAGGGCGTCAAGGCCCTCACCCGCCACCTGATCGCCAAGGGCGTCAAGGGCGTGTATGTCGGCGGTTCGTCCGGTGAGTGCATCTACCAGCACCCCGATGAGCGCAAGCAGGTCCTGGAGGCCGTGATGAGCGAAGCCAAGGGCAAGATCACCGTGATTGCCCATGTCGGCTGCAACAACACCGCCGACAGCGTCGAGCTGGCAAAGCACGCTGAGAGCGTGGGCGTGGACGCCATTGCTTCCATCCCCCCGATCTACTTCCACCTGCCGGAGTATGCCATCGCCAAGTATTGGAACGCCATGTCCGCTGCTGCTCCCCACACCGATTTCGTCATCTACAACATTCCCCAGCTGGCGGGCACGGCACTGACCATGAGCCTGCTGAAGGAAATGCTGAAGAACCCCAACGTGGTGGCCGTCAAGAACAGCTCCATGCCCACCCAGGACATCCAGATGTTCAAGGATGCCGGCATCGCTGCCCGCGGCGAGGGCAATTTCGTGGTCTTCAACGGCCCGGATGAGCAGTTCGTTTCCGGCCGCGTCATCGGCGCCGACGGCGGCATCGGCGGCACCTATGCTGTCATGCCCGAACTGTATCTGGCCATGAATGAGCACATCAACAAGGGCGAGATCCAGGAAGCTCAGGCTCTCCAGTACGAGGCCGACCGCATCATTTACAAGATGTGCGAGGCACACGGCAACCTGTACGCCGTGCAGAAAGAGATCCTGCGCCGGATGTACGGTCTGGAGCTGGGCGGCGTCCGTGAGCCGATGCCCAGCCTCATCCCCGAAGACGAGCCCATCGTGGCCGAGGCACAGGCCATGATCGAAGCTGCCATTGCGAAACTGTAAATCTGTAAACTGAAAAAGCGCCCCCTCTTCCGTCTCGTTTCTGAGGGGAGAGGGTCGGCGCTCTTTTTGATGGAGGGACCTTATGATCTGCGATACTCTGGAGCACCTGACCCTGTATCAGGGCTTCCACAAGAACCTCGACACGGCCATCACCTTTCTGATGGCCTGCGACCTGAATACCCTGCCGCTGGGCCGCACCGAAGTGGACGGCGACAACGTGTTCATCAACGTGATGGATGCCGAACTCCACCCCAACGAAGGCTCGCATCCGGAATACCACCGCATCTACGCCGATCTGCAGATCGACCTGACCGGCAGCGAGGGCTGGGGCTACGAGACCGCACCCGGCACCGAAGTGAAGCCCTATGCCCCGGACATCGGCTTTCAGGACAGCCCGGACGCCGTGTTCGGTACCCTGGGCGGCGGGCGGTTCGTGCTCTTCTTCCCCGGCGAGCTGCACAAGCCCGGCGTTGCACAGCCCGATTGCCGGAATGTGCGCAAAGCAGTCGTAAAGATCAGAATGGAGGATAAATACCATGGATAAGGAAAAACTGTTTGCTCAGATCAAGGGCGGCCTAATCGTCTCCTGCCAGGCGCTGGAGCACGAGCCGCTGTACACCAAGGAGGGCGGCGTGATGCCCCTGATGGCCAAAGCCGCCGCCATGAGCGGGGCCGTCGGCATCCGCGCCAACACGGTGCGCGACATCACCCAGATCAAGGCCGTCGTGGACCTGCCCGTCATCGGCATCATCAAAAAGGACTACCCCGGCACCCCGATGTACATCACCGTGACCATGAAGGAAGTGGACGAGCTGGTGGCCTGCGGTGTGGACATCCTCGCCGTGCAGGGCACCGGTGCGCTCCGCCCGGACGGCTCCACCTCTGCGGAATTCATCCGCGCCATCAAGGCGAAGTATCCCGACCAGCTGCTGATGGCCGACTGCGACAATTTTGAAAATGCCATGGCCTGCGCCGAAGCCGGTGCTGACTTTGTGGGCACCACGATGCGCGGCTACACCCCGGAGACTCAGGGCATCAACGACATCGACTTCGCGTTCGTCCACAAGCTGGCCGCCGAGTGCCCGGCCAAGATCATCGCCGAGGGGCACATCCACTATCCCGAACAGGCCGTCAAGGCACTGGAAGCCGGTGCGTTCGCCCTCGTGGTCGGCGGTGCCATCACCCGCCCCGCTGAGATCACGGCCCGTTTCACCGGTGCCATCAACGCCATGAACCACTGACGCGGAGACGTTTTTATGAAGACAAAACAGTATCTTGCCATTGATATCGGCGGCACCTCCGTCAAGCTAGGCATCGTGGATGAGACCGGTGCCGTGCTGGCCAAAGCCGAGGAGAGCGTCAGCTTTGACGGCTACGAAACGCCCATCCTGACCACGGTGTGCAAGGCAGCCAAAGCCTTTGTAGAAGCGCAGGGCCTCTCCCCTGCCGCCCTTGTCGGCGTGGGCGTTTCGGCCACCGGCCAGATCGACAGCCGCGCCGGAACGGTCGTCGGCACCTGCGGCAATCTGCCCCACTACATCGGCTCCCCCATCAAAGCGGAACTCGAATCGCTGTTCGGCCTGCCCGTGACCGTAGCGAACGACGCCAACTGCATGTGCCTGGGCGAAGTCTGGGTCGGCGGCGCAAAGGGCTATACCGACGTCATCGGGGTGACGCTGGGCACCGGCGTCGGCGGCGGCATCCTGACCGGGGGCCGCCTGCTGGAAGGTGCCCGTGGTCTGGGCGGCGAGCTGGGCCACTACCGGCTCCACGCGCTCGATGGTGTGCCGTGCACCTGCGGAGCTGCGGGCTGCTGGGAGCGCTACGCCGCCACCACCGCACTCGTCCGTGCTGCGCAGGAGAAAGACCCCGCCTGGACGAATGGCCGCGCGATCTTCGCCGCTGCGCAGGCATGCAACGAGACCGTCCTTGCCCTGCTGGACCACTGGACGGATGAGATCGCCCAGGGCCTTGCCGGCATGGTGCACATCTTCAACCCCCAGCTGATCCTGATCGGCGGCGGCGTGAGCGCCCAGCAGAAGCTGCTCATCGACCCCATTGCGGCCAAGGTGAGAGCATCCGTGATGCCCGCCTTTGCTGAAGGGCTGGAGATCCGCGCCGCCCAGCTGCACAACGACGCCGGAATGGTCGGTGCCATCTACTATTTCCGCCAGAGTCATCCGGAACGATAACTCAAAAAGGAGTGTATTTGCGATGAAAACTCACATTCTCTGCCTGGGCGACTCCAACACCCACGGCTATTGTGCCGACCCGAAGGACAACGCCGACGGCG
Proteins encoded in this window:
- a CDS encoding carbohydrate ABC transporter permease, with the protein product MSATEKKQKPLKRHPSKLKKASAYTILTLILISIVAVTFAFPLYWIITGSFKTGAAINSTTPEWWPHEWVLTNYQKLFAGKSAPLWQLAIPFSARFSSDGEPIYFSVGPTAPAALRWMINTVFMAVTSMILTCITAAMAGYALAKKRFVGRKVLFTLIVCAMALPKQVILIPLLREMSSLNLYNTIWAVIFPIVGWPFGVFLMKQFSEGIPTEMLEAARIDGASEAKTFISIVLPMVKPGVGALAIFTFINSWNDYFMQLIMLSSTSNLTISLGIAKLQAENSTDFGLIMAGAALAAVPIIIIFLIFQKYFTKGIAMGAVKG
- a CDS encoding N-acetylmannosamine-6-phosphate 2-epimerase, with amino-acid sequence MDKEKLFAQIKGGLIVSCQALEHEPLYTKEGGVMPLMAKAAAMSGAVGIRANTVRDITQIKAVVDLPVIGIIKKDYPGTPMYITVTMKEVDELVACGVDILAVQGTGALRPDGSTSAEFIRAIKAKYPDQLLMADCDNFENAMACAEAGADFVGTTMRGYTPETQGINDIDFAFVHKLAAECPAKIIAEGHIHYPEQAVKALEAGAFALVVGGAITRPAEITARFTGAINAMNH
- a CDS encoding carbohydrate ABC transporter permease is translated as MIFLAAKTASIKEPKRSRALVRQETIASYLFLLPSLIFFLGFVIYPMVLCVVTSFFDSTMNRADIFVGLANYKELFADPIFIGALKNTIIIVVVSVPVTCAFSLWVSSAIVDLPEWTTSLFRCVFYLPVVTGSVAVTVVWKWMYNNYYGIFNYLGKTLGLIDKNINWLGDERFALGCIILILLTTSVGQPIVLYVSALGNVDQSIVEAAEVDGANDFQAFWKIKWPAIMPTTLYILVITTINSFQCFALIQLLTSGGPNHSTDTIMYYIYYTAFKLYRYGYGNAMGVVLAVIIAILSAVQFKLGNQDN
- a CDS encoding dihydrodipicolinate synthase family protein, whose translation is MKDISKYQGVIPAFYACYDKDGHISVEGVKALTRHLIAKGVKGVYVGGSSGECIYQHPDERKQVLEAVMSEAKGKITVIAHVGCNNTADSVELAKHAESVGVDAIASIPPIYFHLPEYAIAKYWNAMSAAAPHTDFVIYNIPQLAGTALTMSLLKEMLKNPNVVAVKNSSMPTQDIQMFKDAGIAARGEGNFVVFNGPDEQFVSGRVIGADGGIGGTYAVMPELYLAMNEHINKGEIQEAQALQYEADRIIYKMCEAHGNLYAVQKEILRRMYGLELGGVREPMPSLIPEDEPIVAEAQAMIEAAIAKL
- a CDS encoding ROK family protein, translating into MKTKQYLAIDIGGTSVKLGIVDETGAVLAKAEESVSFDGYETPILTTVCKAAKAFVEAQGLSPAALVGVGVSATGQIDSRAGTVVGTCGNLPHYIGSPIKAELESLFGLPVTVANDANCMCLGEVWVGGAKGYTDVIGVTLGTGVGGGILTGGRLLEGARGLGGELGHYRLHALDGVPCTCGAAGCWERYAATTALVRAAQEKDPAWTNGRAIFAAAQACNETVLALLDHWTDEIAQGLAGMVHIFNPQLILIGGGVSAQQKLLIDPIAAKVRASVMPAFAEGLEIRAAQLHNDAGMVGAIYYFRQSHPER
- a CDS encoding YhcH/YjgK/YiaL family protein, which gives rise to MICDTLEHLTLYQGFHKNLDTAITFLMACDLNTLPLGRTEVDGDNVFINVMDAELHPNEGSHPEYHRIYADLQIDLTGSEGWGYETAPGTEVKPYAPDIGFQDSPDAVFGTLGGGRFVLFFPGELHKPGVAQPDCRNVRKAVVKIRMEDKYHG